Proteins encoded within one genomic window of Oncorhynchus nerka isolate Pitt River linkage group LG9b, Oner_Uvic_2.0, whole genome shotgun sequence:
- the LOC115114308 gene encoding epidermal retinol dehydrogenase 2-like isoform X2: MNFLLETLQLIVMSIYYNIEAFVRLFIPFKKKNVTGEIVLITGAGSGIGRLMAEKFASLGVSLVLWDVNQEGMKETARLVKEKGATRVHYYLCDCSDKSKVYRVADQVKREVGDVSILINNAGIVTGRNFMDAPDSLIEKTIEVNTMAHFWTYKAFLPAMTANNHGHLVSVASTAGLIGVNGLADYCASKFAAIGFAESVALELLATGKDGVKTTIVCPHFMNTGMFDGCNSKWPLLVPVLDPDYVAKKIIEAILTDQVYLLLPKSMYILMGMKNPLALLPTGDSTAASRRQDTSFLNLF, encoded by the exons ATGAATTTCCTCCTGGAAACCCTTCAGTTGATTGTAATGTCCATTTATTACAACATAGAGGCGTTTGTCAGACTGTTCATCCCATTTAAGAAGAAAAATGTCACCGGGGAAATCGTCCTGATCACGGGGGCGGGCAGCGGCATTGGCCGGCTCATGGCAGAAAAGTTTGCCAGCCTGGGCGTCTCTCTGGTTCTGTGGGATGTCAACCAGGAGGGCATGAAGGAGACTGCAAGACTAGTGAAGGAGAAAGGGGCAACTAGGGTCCACTACTACCTGTGTGACTGCAGTGACAAGTCTAAAGTCTACAGAGTGGCTGACCAG GtcaagagagaggtgggggatgtgAGCATTCTCATAAACAACGCTGGCATCGTCACAGGCAGGAATTTCATGGACGCACCAGACTCCCTCATTGAGAAAACCATTGAAGTAAACACCATGGCACACTTTTGG ACTTATAAAGCCTTCCTCCCAGCGATGACTGCCAACAACCATGGTCATCTGGTCAGTGTTGCTAGCACAGCGGGTCTGATTGGTGTCAATGGACTAGCAG ATTACTGTGCCAGCAAGTTTGCTGCTATTGGCTTTGCTGAGTCTGTGGCTCTGGAGCTGCTGGCAACGGGGAAGGATGGTGTCAAGACTACCATTGTGTGTCCACACTTCATGAACACTGGCATGTTCGATGGCTGCAATTCTAA GTGGCCTCTCTTGGTGCCTGTCCTGGATCCAGACTATGTAGCAAAGAAGATCATTGAAGCCATTTTAACTGACCAGGTCTACCTTCTGCTCCCAAAGAGCATGTATATTCTCATGGGCATGAAGAA